In Antechinus flavipes isolate AdamAnt ecotype Samford, QLD, Australia chromosome 3, AdamAnt_v2, whole genome shotgun sequence, a genomic segment contains:
- the LOC127557266 gene encoding olfactory receptor 148-like gives MKIKNYTEVTEFILLGIPHTERLETMLFVIFLFIYIFTLLGNFLILLAIISSSRLHTPMYFFLGFLSTFDIFFPSVSCPKMLVFLSGRSRAISYRGCATQLFFYHFIGCAEGVLYSVMSYDRFVAICHPLRYTVIMNPRLCVVLAICTSLIGCIHATVLTSLTFQLPYCGPNEISYYFCDIPVILPLACADNSLAQRVGFTNVGLLALALFFTIIVSYTRIGIAILRIRSAEGRSKAFSTCSAHLTAIMCAYGPVIIIYFQSTPNPFLGAVVQILNNIVSPMLNSLIYSLRNKEVKRALKRVLCDSNFNGLN, from the coding sequence ATGAAGATCAAAAATTACACAGAAGTGACTGAGTTCATCCTCCTGGGAATCCCTCACACAGAAAGACTGGAGACTATgctctttgtcattttcttattcatCTATATCTTCACCCTGCTAGGGAACTTCCTCATCCTCTTGGCCATCATCTCCTCCTCTCGCCTTCATACACCTATGTATTTCTTCTTGGGATTCTTATCTACCTTtgacatattttttccttcagtgagTTGTCCTAAAATGCTGGTCtttctctctggaaggagcagaGCCATCTCTTACAGAGGATGTGCCACCCAGCTCTTCTTCTACCATTTTATAGGATGTGCCGAAGGCGTTCTCTATTCTGTGATGTCATATGACCGTTTTGTTGCCATCTGTCATCCACTGCGTTACACAGTCATTATGAACCCCAGACTTTGTGTGGTCCTAGCCATTTGTACCTCATTGATAGGATGTATCCATGCCACTGTATTGACATCACTGACTTTCCAATTGCCTTACTGTGGTCCCAATGAAATAAGTTATTACTTCTGTGACATTCCTGTTATTTTACCTTTGGCCTGTGCTGACAACTCACTGGCCCAGAGGGTGGGTTTCACTAATGTTGGGCTTCTGGCTTTAGCATTATTTTTCACCATTATTGTCTCCTATACCCGCATTGGAATAGCCATTTTGAGAATCCGTTCAGCTGAAGGCAGGAGCAAAGCTTTCTCTACCTGCAGTGCTCACCTTACTGCAATCATGTGTGCCTATGGACCAGTTATCATCATCTACTTTCAATCTACACCTAATCCTTTCCTTGGTGCTGTAGTTCAAATTTTGAATAACATTGTTTCACCTATGCTGAACTCTTTAATTTATTCTCTAAGAaacaaggaagtaaaaagggCCTTGAAAAGAGTTTTGTGTGACTCTAACTTTAATGGCCTAAATTAG